TTTGCATAAATAAATGGAATATGTTTTGCAGCTCCTGGGGTAGTAAAAACCTCAACCCAAACAGGAGGGGACGTTGCCCTGGGCTGGGCCATCCCTGTGAAaaatccctgtgtccccaaaggaTTCAGGGACACTGCACCACCCTCCCCACCAAGGGGCTGCCCAGATGTGGCCCCGTATGTCCAGATGTTGCCTGGACACCCAGGTCTCGAACTGCAGTGCACAGATATTGCTCCAGGATACTCAGGTAGCACCCAGGATGCCCAGATGCTGCCTCACAGTGTCCAAATGTTGCTCCAGGATACTCATATATCACCCAGGGCGCCTGGATGTTTCCCTGAGTGTCCAGATGTTCCCCACGGATATTCAGCTACCACTCAGAGTTCCCAGATGTTGCTCCAGGTGTTGTCCCAGGATACTCAGGTATCACCTGGGGTGCACAGGTGTTACCCCAGGGCACTCTGATGTTGCCCAGGATGCCCAGATGATGCTCCAGGATACTCAGGTATCACCCACAGTGCCCAGAAGTTGCCCCGGGGTGTCCAGATGTTGCCCCAGGGTGTTCAGGTATCACCCAGGACGCTCGGGTACCACCGAGATAACCCCAGGGTTCCCAGATGTTGCCCCCaactgccccccagcacccctgggtgctccacTGTCCCACACTGGTGTCACCACTGTTGGCAGTGCCACCGCTGTCCCGGTCCCAGGGGAAGTCACCTCCCGCTGTCACAATTTCCTCTCCTTGTGCTGCAGCTCCTGGTTCCcacagctctgccagccctggaGTGGCCCCGACACCACAGATTTTTGCAAGGAGCCGTGTTGTGCAGTCAAAAATAACTTTTTGTCatggaattatagaatcatagaatcattttggttggaagagatgctcaagatcatcgagtccaaccataacccatccctggcactgctccatgtcctgagaacctcatgtccgtctgtccaaccctccagggatggtgactccagcactgccctgggcagcctgttccaatgccccacagccctttccatgtcACAAGGACACAGGCCCATGCTCAGCTATGGGCTTGAAATCCAAGCTCGGCTCTGCCTCTGCTCCATCACTCATTGCCCTGGCCAGGCTGTGGGGGTGGGGACCcttggctggggacagggggtatGTCCCCTCAACCACTCAACTCTCCCCTCCCCACATGTCCTCAGCAAGTGGTGGCTGTGGGAAAGGTGGGTTGTGTAAaattgagggggtttggggtaaATTCAAGCACATGCTTGCACGGACACATGTGCAGGTCCAGCTGGACAGGTGGGTGTGTGGGGCTCTGGGACTGGGGACAAACTGGTGACATCGCCTTCTCCTCTGCCCAGAACTTGCTGCTGTCCCACCGGTGGGGACAGTCACCTGGTGGGGGGTCACACTGGCTGCTTACAGCCCCAGTGCCACCgtgcccatggggtggggacacagtgggctCAGCAGGACTGGCTCCCCAGCTGTGATGGCAGAGGGGGGTCCCCTgggcccccagtgtccccaggtgtgATGGCAGAGGGGACCCCGagggtccccttgtccccaggctggTGGAAGGGGTCCCCCGGGTTCCCACCAGTGACATCGGCAGCCGTGACCCTCACGCACACCAGGGTCTGCTGACAGATCCCGGGGTGTCCCCTGGGCAGGTCCCCGGTGCTGGAGGATCCGCGGGGGGTGGTGGGGACCCCCGGTCCGTTCCGGGGCGGACCGGTCCTTGCTCGGTTCAGAACGGGAACCCCTTGTGCAGAGCAACTCCTCCGGTGCACATCGGGATCTCGGCCCGTTCCTGCTGCAGACCGGATCCCTGCGCAAACCATCCCCGTGCAGCCCCCTCCCGGTGCAAACCGGACTCCTGTGCAAACTAGACCTCGGTGCAGCCCCGACCCCGGTGCAGCCCCGTCCCGGTACAGCCCGGACGCCGGTGGAAACCGGACCCCGGTGCAAACCGGACCCCGGTGCAGCCCAGCACCGGCAGCCCCCGCTCGGCCCGGGCCGGCACAAACGGTTAACACCGTCCGGGCTGAAATGTGGCTCCTCCCGGTACCTCCCCGCGCCCGGCCCCGGTCCCGACGGGGCCGCCCAACCCCAGCCCAGCACCGGCCTCCGCCACCGCCCAGCCCGGCTGCACCggccggggacaccgggacatcGCCGACACCGGGAGCATCGGGTGCacaggggtcccgggggtcccgagACCCCGGCCCCGCACAATGATCTGCGGCAGGAAGGCTCGTCCCGCCGCccagcagccccgctccccgccggacGGCTTCGGTGGCCCCCGCCGGGCCGGGAGAGCCTTGAAAAAAATGGGTGAGTCCCGGGGCCGGTCCCGCCGGGGGGACCCGACAGGGAGGACAGAAACTCCGAGGGGGCTGTGCCAAccggggacctgggggggtctgAGTGAGTGGGAGGGTCCCCGAAGTGGATGGGGACCCCCATGGCAGGGGTCGGTCCCCGTGGCTGGAAGGGGTCCGCAGGATAGCCGAGGTCCCCATGCGGGAAAATGTCCCCAAGGTTGCATGAAGTCCCCATAGCTGGAAGGCTCCCCCATGGCAGGGAGTGTCCCCGAGGTTAATGGGGTCCCCCATGGCAGGGAGTGTCCCCAAGGTAGCCATGGTCCCCATGGAGGAAATTGTCCCCATGGTTACGTGAGATCGTCACCATGGGGACAACTCCCCATGGCCACAAGGATCCCCATGccaaggagtgtcccaaggtGGATGGGGTTCCCCATGGCCAGGAGGGCACACAtggcagggggtgtccccaagggtaaTAGGGTCCCCCATGGCAGGGAAGGGTCCCCATACCTGGGAAGGGTCCCTAAGGTAGCCCTAGAATAGCTGTGTATTGCCCCAGACGTTGGGGGCCAGCAGGGTCAGGGTTCAGTCACATCATGGGTGACAGTAGCCCTCCTGCTCAGGATCTTTGTTGTCCCCAAGGCTCAGCTCCAGCTCCCTGGGACCCTCACCTAataccctgcctcagtttccccacacaACAGTGCTGCCCGCAGCGCTGTCGGCTCAGGGCTGACCCTGAGCTGTGGGCAGGAGGAGCGGCTGCCGGGAAGGTCACGGTGCTCCcgtggggcggccgggccaggcccTGCGTGGGAgcagcgggcagggccgggctggCCCTGTGCCGCGGGGTTTGCTTTACTCCCACCCCTGTGCGGCTCACACGTGGTTTGGACCTGCAGCCAGGTGCCCGGAGCTGCATGGCTCCATATGGCCGTGTGTCTGCTGCAGCTccatgtgtccctgtgtccccatgtcctacgCACCCATGGGCCTGTGCATCTGTGTGCTTGTGTGTCTGTGTATCCATGTGCCCAGGTGCCTGTGTGTCCGTGCATCAGTGCACCCATCTGTCCCTGCATCTCTGCATCCCTGTGTCTGTACATCTGTGCGTCCATGCGTCCATGCATCACTGCATCCATATGGCCATGCATCCATCTTTGCATCCAGGTGCCTATGGATTCATACACCCATGCAGCCCTATATCCATGCATCCACATGCCTCTGTGTTGCTGCATCCCTATATCCATGCACCTGTATGTCCATATGTCCATGCATCCATatgcctgtgtgtctgtgtgtccttgCATCCGTGCATCCACGTGTCCACACATCCCTGTAAATGTAATTCCATGTGTCCATGCATCTATATGCTACTGCATCCATGCATCCATATGCTACTGCATCCATGCATTCACATGCCTGTGTGTCCTTGCATcagtgcatccctgcatccctacaTCCCTACATACCTATATCCGTGTATCCATACATCCCTGCATCCATATAACCACGTGTCCGTATGTCCAGGCATCCATGCACTTGTCCATGTGTCTGACCATCTCTGTGTCCGTCCATCTGTGTACCTGTGTGCCTGCATCCATACATCCGCACACCCATATGCTCCTGCATGATGTGTCCATACCTGCCCTCTGAAGGTGCCCTCGGTCCTGCACCGCGAGCAGATGTGACCCCGCGGGAGGTGGTGGCAGCTggtgctgtgtccccaaggccacggCCAGCTCgggatgtccctgctcagccccaaacctgcagcctgGGAGCAGCGTCTCGGTCCGGAGTGGGGACATGGGCACTGAGGCTGCTTTGAAGGAGCAGTTGCCAAAACAAAATGGGAGGAAATAACTGCTTTATGGAGAATGGACGGAGAagtccctgccctgctgtgagacCGGGTGCGAGCCCGCGTGTCCCCTGAGGCCACCCTGTCATCATTCCTGGCCTGGCCTCTGCTGCCAGCACTGTCCCAGCGCTCCCCGCGTGGGATCTGGGCGGCTTTGCTGGGGTttagcagctctgctgtgctgtgtGAGCTGGGCTCTGCCACTGAGTTGCCGtgtcctgtcctctgtcccatcccatcctgtcCCATCCAGTCTCATTCCATCCTGTCTGCCCTGTCCTGTCATGTCTGTCCCATTATGTCCCATTTTGTCTTGTCCCTCCCTGTCTgctctgtcccatcccatcccatcccatcccatcccatcccatcccatcccatcccatcccatcccatcccatccgttCCATCCTGTCCTGTCCCATCCTGTCTGCTCTATCCCATCCCaccccgtcccatcccatcccatcccatcccatcccgtcccgtcccgtcccgtcccgtcccgtcccatcccatcccatcccatcccatcccatcccagggaTGTACAGGGCTGTACACATGCAGGTGTGCATAGAGATGTGCACCAAGCCCTCTCTCAGTACCCCAATACACCCCCAGAGCCTCCAGTACCCCCAGTACCCACACAGTACCCCACGGGCTGGTCCCCGCAGGGCTGACGGAGGACGAGGACGTCCAGCGGATGCTGCGGGGGTCTGTGCTTCGGAAGGTCAAGTCCCGGGGGGGCCCCAGGGAGCGACTCTTCCGCCTGCAGGAGGACGGGGCGACCGTCTGCTTCGAGAGGGGCTCCAGGCGCAGCCGCTCCCGGCAGAGCTGTGAGTGTCACCGCTGGGGACCGTCCCCCAGGGGCTCAGGGACCTCTGCACTGCCCTGAGCTGCACCAAGGGGTTGGGACCGGGGCAGTGCCCCAAACCTGCCTGTGGGGACCTGGGCATGAGCCGGGACCCAGACCCCCACCCAGAACCCCACTCAGGACCCAGATTTCCCCCCAGGTCCCAGATCCCATCCCAGGACCCAGACCCCAGCCCAGGATCTAGCCCACAACCTGGAACCTGAACCCCCACTCAGAACCCAGGCCCCCCCCAGGTCCCAGACCCCAATTTGGGACCCAAGCCCCAACCCAGGACCAAGACCCCCACCCAAGACCCAGATTTCCCCCCAGGACCCAGTTCCCAATGTAGGATCAGTCCTACAACGTGGAACCTGGAACCCCTACCCAGGATCTAAACCTGCCTCTGGGACCCAAACCCCCACCTAGACCCCCACCCAGGACCCAGACTCCAGTCTGGGACCCAGACCCTGAGCTGAGATGTGGACCCCAGTCCGGAACATTTACCGGCCCCCTCCAGGACCCTGACTCCAGCCTGGGACCCAGAGCCCCATCCAGAACCCACACTCAgaccccaactccctgcacccaatacctcccagtgccccccatttacccccaggGTGAGCACCCAGAGCCCACACCCTTCCCCATCCCCCTTGGGACCAGCACGAggtcccatctccatcccagccagaccctgcCCCGCTCCTCAGCATCACCCATCTCCTTCCACCCCCTCATTTGGGACGGgtgcccagtgtccctgtccccatcccctcaggGGACAGCGGCTCCCGCCCCGTCTCGCCTGGGATTAGTGAGTTAAGCCAGGCTTTGGCATTGACAACATCCACTCCCCGGTCCCTGGGATGCCCCTGGGGACACGTAGGGTGGCCTGGGTGTCCCTCAGCAGCCGGCCTGTCTTGCAGGATgctcagggggtgtccccatcaccGCGGTGTCCCTGCAGTCTCGGTGACACACATCGAGGGGGTGCGCGAGGGACATCAGTCCGAGGGTCTGCGCAAGCACGGAGCCGCCTTCCCCGCTGGGCTCTGCTTCACCCTGGTCTTCAGGGGCAAGCGCAAGAACCTGGACCTGGTGGCCCGGGGCGAGGAGGACGCGCGGCACTGGGTGCAAGGGCTCACCAAGCTGATGGGGCGGCTCCAGGCCATGAGCCAGTGGGAGAAGCTTGACCAGTATCCTTTGTCAGCCCTGGGGGAGCTTGGGGGCGGGTTGGGGGCAGGCGTGGGGTGATGGCAGGTGGTTTCCTTACCCTGGTGCAGCTGGATCCATGGGGTCCTGCAGCGAGCGGACAGGGACAAGGACAACAAGATGTCGTTCCGGGAGGTGAAGAGCATGTTGAGGATGATCAACATCCACATGGACGATGGCTACGCCTACAAGCTCTTCAAGGTACCCGCCCTGCAccctgtcacctgctgtccccaggagagGACTCTGAGTCCTTCTCTGCCTTCCCAAGCACAGAGAACTGTCAGACTTGTCACACCCAAAGCCACCTACCATGACCACCAGCAATGGTTAGATCCACTACCAATGGTTGGATCTACCAGTGACTGATCAACCACCAATGACTGGATTGACCACCAATGGCTGGATCCACCATCAGTGCTTGGATCTACCACCAATGGTTGGATCCACCACCACTGTCTACCAGTGATTGGATCCATCACCAATGGCTGGATTGACCACCAATGGTTGGATCCACCACCAGTGATTGGATCCACCACCACTGGTTTGATCTACCACCACTGGTTGGATCCCATCATGAGCTCCTGCATGGTGGGGTGAGCTCTCTGTGAGTCCCCAAGCTGTGACGTTCCACTCCTGTGGGGTGCTGTCCCCATGGGCATCTCCCAAGGTCCCCTTCcacctggagaaactgaggcacggtgcTCTGCTCTGTTCCATCACAGACCGGGGGTTAGAACATTGTGGAATGAGTGGGAACAGAGGGGACATGCCCCACACGCCCCCGCAGGCACAACCCACCCCTCAAAAAAACTCATCACGCACACTGCTAACTACAAGGGacaggcaggaggaggcaggggGTGGCcatgggcaggggacagtccccaaggctgggtcccctcaggagtGTGACCACTCGGGTGACGAGCGGCTGGAGGGCCGGGAACTGGAGGAGTTCtgccggcggctgctgcggcgccCGGAGCTGGAGGAGCTTTTTGGGCGTTACTCAGGCGAGGACCACGTGCTGTCGGCCGAGGAGCTGCGGGACTTCCTGCGGGATCAGGGCGAGGACGCCAGCCTGCGCCAGGCCCGCGCCGTCATCCACACACACGAGCTCAATGACACGGGTGGGGATGAGGACGGGCAGCTTGGTCCATGGGTGGGATGGTGGGTGTTGGGGTGGtagatggtgggatggtgggaggaTGGGATggtggatggtgggatggtgggatgatgtgATGATGGGGTGGTGGATGGTGGGACGGTGGATGGTGGGGTGGTGGATGGTGGAATGGTGGATGTTGGGTTGGTGGATGTTGGGGTGGTGGATGGTGGAATggtggatggtgggatggtggatgGTGCGATTGTGGGATGGTGGATGGTGGGATGCTGGATGGTGAGATGGTGGATGGTGGATGTCAGGGTGGTGGATTTTGGGATGGTGGATGGTGGGATGATGTATGTTGGGGTGGTGGATGTTGGGGTGATGGATGGTGGGATGCTGGATGGTGGGATGCTGGATGGTGAGATGGTGAATGGTGGATGTTGGGGTGGTGGATTTTGGGATGgtggatgatgggatgatggatgTTGGGGTGGTGAAATGGTGGAATGATGGATGTTGGGGTGGTGGAATGGTGGATGGTGGACATTGGGATGGTGGATGGTGGGATTGTGGGGTGGGGGATGTTGGGATGTTGGGATGGTGGATGGTGGATGGAATGGTGGGATAgtggatggtgggatggtggatgTTGGGATGGTAGATGTTGGGGTGGTGGATGTTGGGGTGGTGAGGTGGGTGCTGCTGTGTCCAGGGGAGGTAACGGGTGACGTGGGGATGGGGGTCTACTGGGTGGTATCACCTCCCCACAATGGTTCTCCAAGGCTtgggtgagtgtccccatgtcccttcccTGGGGTGGCATCTGGTGCCAGTGGTTCAACATGTGGCCTTGTGgacatggcactgtggggacaggggacatgaggGTGGGGATGGGCCTCCATGTCCCCCGGGTATCACAGCAGCAACCCCAGGGTGGATGTGGCACCAGCAGGATGGAGGACATCAGGGTGGAGGTGGGACACCAAGGGAACCTCCATGTCCCCTTGGTGCAACAGTACCGGGCCTGGGGCGACCATGGCACTATCGGGACAGAGGACATCAGGGTGGGGACAAGGAACCTCCATGTCTCATGGATGCCACCATGAATGTGGCACTAGCGGGATGGGTGTCATCAGAATGGAGATGGGACACCCAAGGGGACTTGCGTGTCCCCTGGATGCTGCAGTGCCAGGCCTGGGGTGAACGTGGCACTGCTGGGAGACAGGGGACATCCAGCTGGGgacagtccccagggtgtcaccctACCAGCAGCGTGTGTcccacagccaggcagcaggaccTGATGATGCTGGACGGCTTCATGATGTACCTGCTCTCGCCCGCCGGTGACATCTTCAACCAGGAGCACGCGCGGGTGCACCAGGACATGGGGCAGCCCCTGTGCCACTACTTCATCTCCTCGTCCCACAACACCTACCTGACCCGCCACCAGCTCGGTGGCACCAGCAGCACCGAGGCCTACGTCAGGTGGGTGCCCGTGCTCGGGAGCTCCGCGCTGGTCCCGCGGGTTGGGTGACGGTGCCAGTGTGGTGGCAGGGGGCTGATGGCGGGGTGCTGGTGTGGTGGCAGGGTGCTGATGGCGGGGTGCTGGTGTGGTGGCAGGGCGCTGATGGCGGGGTGCTGGTGTGGTGGCAGGGCGCTGATGGCGGGGTGCCGCTGCGTGGAGCTGGACTGCTGGGAGGGCTCCGATGGAGAACCCGTCGTCTACCACGGCCACACGTTCACCTCCAAAATCCTCTTCCGCGACGTCATCGAGAGCATCTGTGACTACGCCTTCAAGGTCGGTTTGGGTGCTGGTGGCCTTGGAGTGGTGGTGGGTCCTGGGTGCtgagcctgtccctgtccccagcaatcGCCCTACCCTGTCATCCTGTCCCTGGAGAACCACTGCGGGCTGGAGCAGCAGGCCACCATGGCCCGCCACATGAAGGCCATCCTTGGGGACATGCTGCTGACAGAACCACTGGAGGGGCAGGACCCCAACAGCCTCCCGTCCCCAGAGGTAAGGCCACCCACCTGCCCACCATGGTGACCCTGTGTGCCCTCCCAGCCCTGAGCTCGGCCTTTTCTCCCACAGCAGCTGAAGGGGAAGATCCTGGTGAAGGGCAAGAAGCTGCCAGAGTCATGGCatcatccccagggtgtcacctcCCTCCAGGACaccgaggaggaggaagaggaggagaaagaagaggaggagaagctgcaggAGAGAAACAGACGGCGGGTAAGGGGCTCTACCAGGGCTGTGGTGCTGGGGGACCATGGTGTCCTAGTGATGCTAGAGGACCACGGTGTCCTGGTGGTGCTGGAAGATCATGGTGTGCCAGTGATCATGGAGGACCATGGTGTCCTGGTGGTGCTGGAGGACCACAGTGTCCTAGTGGTGCTGGAGGACCACAGTGTCCTAGTGGTGCTGGAGGACCACCACGTCCCGGCAGTGCCAGGGGACCACTGTGTCCCAGCCACACTGGGGCCCGGGGCAGGTGGGCGCTGCCAGCATCCCCGATGTTGCCCTGTTCTCTTCCAGTCGCTGCAGCCGCTGCAGGAGGTCAAACCTGTGCAGGTGGGTCGTGTGATGGAGCTGGGGGGCTGAGGGGTTGGGTACCGTAGGGACAGAGGGGCTGTCACTGTCTGACAGGGGGGACCATGCTTGGAGACTCCTTGACTGTGCCACCTTCTTCCCCTATTGGGTTGGGTGCTCCTTTTTTGGGGTCTCATCACTGTGGGGTCTCCATTGCCTTGGGAATTCCATGACCTTGGGTGTCCATCACTTTGGGGTCTCCATCACCTCCAGGGTGATCCCTCAGGCTCTCCATTGCCTTGGGGGGAGGATTTCTCCATTGCCTCAGTTTTCCATCACCTCAGAGTCTCCATCACctcaaggtctccatcctcttGGGTTGCCCATTACctcaaggtctccatcctcttGGGTTGTCCATCACTTCAAGGTCTCCATCACCTTGGGGTCTCTAACATCCTGGGGTGTCCACTTTGGGGTCTCCCTCACCTCAGGGTCTACACCTACTTGGGGTCCCCATCATCTCTGGGGTCTCCATCACCTCCATCTCTTTGGGGGTCTCCATGCCCTTTGGGATCTCAGCACTCAGCACTAGCAGGGTAGGGGGTCTGTAAACCCTCAGGCAGGCGGGTGAACCCAGGGCCAGGGTGACACTGACACCATGGTGGCTCCCGCAGGCCAAGGAGGCGCTGCAGGTGGCCCCGGAGCTGTCGGCCATGGTGGTGTACTGCCAGGCTGTGCCCTTCCCCGGCCTGGCCCAGGCCCTGCGCCACCCCCGGCCCTGCCAGGTGTCCTCCTTCAGCGAGAGGAAGGCACGGAAGCTCATCAAGGAGGCGGGTGAGggtgatgggatggggacagggatggggacagggtggtTGCACGCTCCTGTCTTcactggggtgcaggatggggttgAGACCAATGGGCTCTGTCACCAAGGTGGCTCCATGGGTGGTGGTTGGGGGTATGGTGGCTTGGccaggctggtggcactggggtttGGGGCCaggggccagggtgaggggcacagGGTCttgggtcagggtcagggtcagggtcagggtcagtctGGGGTGTGGAATTTGGGTCCCGGGTCAGATCTTGAGGCTGGGGCTGGGATTAAGATCTTGATCAGGGTCCAGGGACTGAGGTCTGAGGTCAAGGTCCAGGGTTTGGGCTCAGGATTCAGGGTCAGGATCAGTCTGGGGTGTGGAATTTGGGTCCCGGGTCAGATCTTGAGGCTGGGGCTGGGATTAAGATCTTGATCAGGGTCCAGGGACTGAGGTCTGAGGTCAAGGTCCAGGGTTTGGGCTCAGGATtcagggtcaggatctggggtcaAGGGTCCAGAGACAAGATCTGGGGTCCAGGGTCAGGATCCAAGATTAAGGTCTGGGTCAGGGTCAAGGGGCTGAGGTCTGGGATCAGGGTTTAGGATTTCAGTTCAGGATCTGGGATCTGGGGTTTGGGTTCAGAGTCTGGGGTCCAGGGTCAAGGTCTGGGGTCTAAAGTCAAGGTCTAGGGTCAGGATCCAGGGTCAGGCTCCAATGTCCAGGGCTGGGATTAAGATCTGGGTGAGAATCCATGGCCTGAGGTCTGGGGTCAG
Above is a window of Patagioenas fasciata isolate bPatFas1 chromosome 22, bPatFas1.hap1, whole genome shotgun sequence DNA encoding:
- the PLCD3 gene encoding 1-phosphatidylinositol 4,5-bisphosphate phosphodiesterase delta-3 isoform X3, translating into MICGRKARPAAQQPRSPPDGFGGPRRAGRALKKMGLTEDEDVQRMLRGSVLRKVKSRGGPRERLFRLQEDGATVCFERGSRRSRSRQSFSVTHIEGVREGHQSEGLRKHGAAFPAGLCFTLVFRGKRKNLDLVARGEEDARHWVQGLTKLMGRLQAMSQWEKLDHWIHGVLQRADRDKDNKMSFREVKSMLRMINIHMDDGYAYKLFKECDHSGDERLEGRELEEFCRRLLRRPELEELFGRYSGEDHVLSAEELRDFLRDQGEDASLRQARAVIHTHELNDTARQQDLMMLDGFMMYLLSPAGDIFNQEHARVHQDMGQPLCHYFISSSHNTYLTRHQLGGTSSTEAYVRALMAGCRCVELDCWEGSDGEPVVYHGHTFTSKILFRDVIESICDYAFKQSPYPVILSLENHCGLEQQATMARHMKAILGDMLLTEPLEGQDPNSLPSPEQLKGKILVKGKKLPESWHHPQGVTSLQDTEEEEEEEKEEEEKLQERNRRRSLQPLQEVKPVQAKEALQVAPELSAMVVYCQAVPFPGLAQALRHPRPCQVSSFSERKARKLIKEAGPALAQYNARQLSRVYPGGLKMDSSNYDPQEMWNAGCQLVALNFQTPGYEMDLNAGRFLGNGCCGYVLKPPSLRSPSGDTSPASPQLALHIRVITAQQLPKLSRETGSSIVDPLVRVEIHGVPSDRQSHQTRHRPNNGFNPRWEETLSFQVRAPELALLRFVVEDHDSTSCNDFVGQFTLPLASVREGYRHIHLLSKDGTSLAPATLFVHVRCKRL
- the PLCD3 gene encoding 1-phosphatidylinositol 4,5-bisphosphate phosphodiesterase delta-3 isoform X1; amino-acid sequence: MICGRKARPAAQQPRSPPDGFGGPRRAGRALKKMGLTEDEDVQRMLRGSVLRKVKSRGGPRERLFRLQEDGATVCFERGSRRSRSRQSFSVTHIEGVREGHQSEGLRKHGAAFPAGLCFTLVFRGKRKNLDLVARGEEDARHWVQGLTKLMGRLQAMSQWEKLDHWIHGVLQRADRDKDNKMSFREVKSMLRMINIHMDDGYAYKLFKECDHSGDERLEGRELEEFCRRLLRRPELEELFGRYSGEDHVLSAEELRDFLRDQGEDASLRQARAVIHTHELNDTARQQDLMMLDGFMMYLLSPAGDIFNQEHARVHQDMGQPLCHYFISSSHNTYLTRHQLGGTSSTEAYVRALMAGCWCGGRALMAGCRCVELDCWEGSDGEPVVYHGHTFTSKILFRDVIESICDYAFKQSPYPVILSLENHCGLEQQATMARHMKAILGDMLLTEPLEGQDPNSLPSPEQLKGKILVKGKKLPESWHHPQGVTSLQDTEEEEEEEKEEEEKLQERNRRRSLQPLQEVKPVQAKEALQVAPELSAMVVYCQAVPFPGLAQALRHPRPCQVSSFSERKARKLIKEAGPALAQYNARQLSRVYPGGLKMDSSNYDPQEMWNAGCQLVALNFQTPGYEMDLNAGRFLGNGCCGYVLKPPSLRSPSGDTSPASPQLALHIRVITAQQLPKLSRETGSSIVDPLVRVEIHGVPSDRQSHQTRHRPNNGFNPRWEETLSFQVRAPELALLRFVVEDHDSTSCNDFVGQFTLPLASVREGYRHIHLLSKDGTSLAPATLFVHVRCKRL
- the PLCD3 gene encoding 1-phosphatidylinositol 4,5-bisphosphate phosphodiesterase delta-3 isoform X2; amino-acid sequence: MICGRKARPAAQQPRSPPDGFGGPRRAGRALKKMGLTEDEDVQRMLRGSVLRKVKSRGGPRERLFRLQEDGATVCFERGSRRSRSRQSFSVTHIEGVREGHQSEGLRKHGAAFPAGLCFTLVFRGKRKNLDLVARGEEDARHWVQGLTKLMGRLQAMSQWEKLDHWIHGVLQRADRDKDNKMSFREVKSMLRMINIHMDDGYAYKLFKECDHSGDERLEGRELEEFCRRLLRRPELEELFGRYSGEDHVLSAEELRDFLRDQGEDASLRQARAVIHTHELNDTARQQDLMMLDGFMMYLLSPAGDIFNQEHARVHQDMGQPLCHYFISSSHNTYLTRHQLGGTSSTEAYVRALMAGCWCGGRALMAGCRCVELDCWEGSDGEPVVYHGHTFTSKILFRDVIESICDYAFKQSPYPVILSLENHCGLEQQATMARHMKAILGDMLLTEPLEGQDPNSLPSPELKGKILVKGKKLPESWHHPQGVTSLQDTEEEEEEEKEEEEKLQERNRRRSLQPLQEVKPVQAKEALQVAPELSAMVVYCQAVPFPGLAQALRHPRPCQVSSFSERKARKLIKEAGPALAQYNARQLSRVYPGGLKMDSSNYDPQEMWNAGCQLVALNFQTPGYEMDLNAGRFLGNGCCGYVLKPPSLRSPSGDTSPASPQLALHIRVITAQQLPKLSRETGSSIVDPLVRVEIHGVPSDRQSHQTRHRPNNGFNPRWEETLSFQVRAPELALLRFVVEDHDSTSCNDFVGQFTLPLASVREGYRHIHLLSKDGTSLAPATLFVHVRCKRL